The Caballeronia sp. TF1N1 genome includes a window with the following:
- a CDS encoding UDP-glucose/GDP-mannose dehydrogenase family protein has product MKVTVVGTGYVGLVTGACLAEVGNSVLCMDVDQEKIDLLNRGGIPIHEPGLKELIQGNVKAGRISFTTSVAKAVEHGDVQFICVGTPPDEDGSADLQYVLAAAEQIGKYAQGFKTIVDKSTVPVGTADRVTDTVRKALDARGVNHQFSVVSNPEFLKEGAAVVDFMRPDRIVLGCASDTSGERARAVLTRLYAPFNRNHERTMYMDVRSAEFTKYAANAMLATRISFMNELANLADMVGADIEAVRRGIGSDPRIGYDFLYAGCGYGGSCFPKDVRALIQTAHEYGRDLQILNSVESVNHAQKDVLVSKVCARLGEDLTGKTLAVWGLAFKPNTDDMREAPSRRLIAELLKRGATVRAYDPVSSDEAQRVFALDLADDPSYGARLKFCSNQYEGVKDADALVIVTEWKAFKSPDIAALHAGLKKPLIFDGRNLFDPENMAELGFVYEAIGRPTVEPK; this is encoded by the coding sequence ATGAAAGTAACCGTCGTTGGTACGGGCTATGTTGGCCTTGTTACAGGCGCATGCCTGGCCGAAGTGGGTAACAGCGTTCTTTGCATGGATGTCGACCAAGAAAAAATTGATTTGCTTAACCGGGGCGGCATTCCCATTCACGAGCCAGGACTCAAGGAGCTGATTCAGGGCAACGTAAAGGCAGGACGAATCAGCTTCACGACGAGCGTCGCCAAGGCGGTAGAGCACGGAGACGTACAGTTCATTTGCGTAGGTACGCCACCTGATGAAGATGGTTCCGCAGACCTTCAATACGTATTAGCGGCTGCCGAGCAGATTGGCAAGTACGCGCAAGGTTTCAAGACGATCGTCGACAAGTCGACCGTTCCGGTCGGCACAGCTGATAGAGTCACCGACACCGTGCGAAAAGCGCTTGATGCCAGGGGTGTAAATCATCAATTCTCGGTCGTGTCTAATCCTGAGTTTCTGAAGGAAGGCGCAGCCGTAGTCGACTTCATGCGCCCGGACCGGATCGTACTTGGCTGCGCGTCCGATACCTCGGGCGAACGCGCACGCGCCGTGCTCACGCGTCTTTATGCGCCATTCAATCGGAACCACGAACGCACGATGTATATGGATGTGCGCTCCGCCGAATTCACGAAGTATGCTGCTAATGCAATGCTTGCGACGCGTATCTCGTTCATGAACGAGTTGGCGAATCTCGCCGACATGGTGGGCGCGGACATCGAGGCGGTGCGGCGTGGCATAGGATCGGACCCGCGCATCGGCTACGATTTTCTTTATGCGGGTTGCGGCTACGGTGGCTCGTGTTTCCCTAAGGACGTGCGTGCATTGATTCAAACAGCGCATGAGTACGGCCGCGATCTGCAGATACTGAACTCGGTGGAGTCGGTGAATCATGCGCAAAAGGACGTGCTTGTCAGCAAGGTCTGCGCGCGGCTTGGTGAGGATCTGACGGGGAAAACACTTGCGGTTTGGGGGCTGGCCTTCAAGCCAAACACCGACGACATGCGCGAAGCACCGAGCCGCAGGTTGATTGCCGAATTGCTCAAGCGAGGCGCGACTGTTCGTGCATACGATCCAGTTTCTTCGGATGAGGCGCAACGGGTGTTCGCGCTCGACTTGGCAGACGACCCTTCGTACGGCGCAAGGCTTAAATTTTGTAGCAACCAGTATGAAGGTGTGAAGGACGCCGACGCGCTTGTAATCGTCACCGAATGGAAAGCGTTCAAGAGCCCCGATATCGCAGCGCTGCATGCTGGTTTGAAGAAGCCGTTAATCTTCGATGGGCGCAACTTGTTCGATCCCGAGAATATGGCGGAGCTGGGCTTTGTCTACGAGGCCATCGGTCGGCCCACGGTTGAGCCAAAGTAA
- a CDS encoding ISNCY family transposase yields MSMRELDRFKVIQSVVDGLLKPWRAAERLGLSTRQVRRLSARLREQGAPGLVSGKRGQTGNHRVDAGLAVRAVAIVKERYSDFGPTLACEKLRECHDIRLAKETVRRLMIGAGLWTPRRQRPPRIHQPRNRRSCYGELIQIDGSDHRWFEERAPACTLLVFIDDATSRLMTLHFTATESTFSYFEATRRYIEQHGKPLALYSDKASVFSLNRGSRKADKGVTQFGRALYELNVETLCANSSQAKGRVERANLTLQDRLVKELRLREIDTWEAANAYAPHFIADFNDRFGKRAKSDFDAHRPVRADEDLDSILTARESRCVSASLTVQYDRVMYLLEDSPATRALIHRYLDVYEYPDGRIEIWANGAALPCRRYDRLSHVDQGAEVDNKRLGHVLALSRQVQMERDNRPIKSAPSRTNRGEEVRPKMRANNTRKQRELKQIDLNAMMLRSAEMRAASVEKLSSLEAGTDPKPDISI; encoded by the coding sequence ATGTCGATGCGCGAGTTGGACCGATTCAAAGTGATTCAGTCAGTGGTCGACGGACTGCTCAAACCGTGGCGGGCCGCCGAGCGACTTGGACTGAGTACACGACAGGTGCGGCGTCTCAGTGCGCGGTTACGCGAACAAGGCGCGCCGGGCCTGGTTTCCGGCAAGCGCGGTCAAACGGGCAATCATCGTGTCGACGCGGGCTTGGCGGTCCGGGCCGTGGCCATCGTCAAAGAGCGCTATAGCGATTTTGGCCCGACGCTTGCCTGCGAGAAGCTGCGCGAGTGTCATGACATTCGGCTGGCCAAGGAAACCGTTCGGCGGCTCATGATCGGCGCCGGACTCTGGACGCCACGTCGACAGCGTCCTCCAAGGATCCATCAGCCGCGCAACCGTCGCTCGTGCTATGGCGAGCTGATCCAGATCGATGGCAGCGATCATCGCTGGTTCGAGGAGCGCGCGCCGGCCTGCACGCTGCTGGTGTTTATCGACGATGCCACCAGCCGTCTGATGACCCTGCACTTCACGGCCACCGAATCGACCTTCAGTTATTTCGAGGCAACGCGCCGCTACATCGAGCAGCACGGCAAGCCCTTGGCGCTGTATAGCGATAAAGCCAGTGTGTTCTCGCTCAACCGGGGCTCGCGCAAGGCTGACAAGGGGGTCACGCAGTTTGGCCGGGCCTTGTACGAGCTCAACGTCGAGACCCTGTGCGCCAACAGCAGTCAGGCGAAGGGGCGCGTGGAGCGTGCCAACTTGACCTTGCAGGATCGGCTCGTCAAGGAATTGCGGCTGCGCGAAATCGACACGTGGGAGGCCGCGAATGCTTATGCGCCCCACTTCATCGCCGACTTCAACGACCGTTTCGGCAAGCGCGCGAAGAGCGACTTTGACGCGCATCGTCCGGTGCGTGCCGACGAGGATCTCGATTCGATTCTGACGGCACGCGAATCTCGTTGCGTCTCGGCCTCGCTGACGGTGCAATACGATCGCGTGATGTACCTGCTTGAAGATTCGCCGGCGACGCGCGCCTTGATCCATCGCTATCTCGATGTGTACGAGTACCCGGACGGGCGCATCGAGATTTGGGCGAATGGCGCGGCGTTGCCCTGTCGACGTTATGATCGCCTGTCCCATGTCGACCAGGGCGCTGAGGTCGACAACAAGCGTCTTGGACACGTCCTTGCGCTGTCGAGGCAGGTGCAGATGGAGCGCGACAATCGCCCTATCAAGTCAGCGCCCTCACGCACCAATCGGGGCGAAGAGGTGCGCCCGAAGATGCGCGCCAACAACACGCGCAAGCAACGCGAACTCAAGCAGATCGACCTGAACGCGATGATGCTCAGAAGTGCCGAAATGCGGGCAGCCTCGGTGGAGAAACTGTCTTCTTTGGAAGCAGGAACCGACCCCAAACCGGACATTTCAATTTAG
- a CDS encoding glycosyltransferase family 4 protein: MKIAIVHDWLVVSGGAEKVLQQIIECFPSAEIYTIVDFLKDRACVKDCKVHPSFIQKMPFAKKRYRSYLALMPIAIEQLDLSSYDLIISSSYAVAKGVITGPDQLHVSYVHSPVRYAWDLQHQYLNEAGLTKGLKSVMARLLLHYIRVWDARSTNGVDYLIANSHFIARRIRKAYQRDSTVIYPPVDVRSLPMRTQKDDFYLTASRLVPYKRIDLIVKAFSRTPERRLVVIGDGPDMQKIRASAGPNVEILGYQSFEVLRDHMQRARAFVYAAEEDFGISIIEAQACGTPVVTFGKGGALETVIGLPRERPTGLFFKEPTCESLIDAIERFERNAHLFDPRACRDNAERFSTEKFKASFSAFIEVRLARFRAEKEVALVPSRSNVAVTESQV; the protein is encoded by the coding sequence GTGAAAATTGCGATTGTCCATGATTGGCTCGTGGTGTCTGGAGGCGCGGAAAAAGTTCTGCAGCAAATTATCGAGTGCTTCCCCAGCGCCGAGATTTACACCATCGTTGACTTTCTTAAAGACCGCGCTTGCGTCAAGGATTGCAAAGTACACCCGTCCTTCATTCAAAAAATGCCCTTTGCAAAAAAGCGCTACAGGTCCTATCTGGCGCTAATGCCTATAGCAATCGAGCAGCTCGATCTTTCAAGCTACGATCTCATCATTTCCAGCTCTTACGCGGTTGCCAAGGGAGTAATTACCGGACCGGACCAGCTTCATGTCAGCTATGTTCACTCGCCGGTTCGCTATGCCTGGGACTTACAGCATCAATATCTCAACGAAGCGGGCCTGACCAAGGGGTTGAAGTCGGTCATGGCGCGGCTTTTGCTGCACTATATTCGCGTATGGGACGCACGCTCGACCAACGGCGTGGATTATCTGATCGCCAATTCGCACTTCATCGCGCGCCGTATCAGGAAGGCATACCAACGTGACTCGACTGTGATTTATCCTCCGGTCGACGTGCGTTCACTTCCCATGCGAACACAGAAAGACGACTTCTATTTGACCGCATCGCGACTTGTACCGTACAAGCGCATCGACCTTATCGTAAAGGCGTTTTCCCGCACGCCGGAGCGGCGTCTTGTCGTGATCGGGGACGGTCCCGACATGCAAAAGATTCGTGCGTCCGCAGGTCCGAACGTCGAGATCCTCGGCTATCAGTCATTCGAAGTCTTGCGTGACCACATGCAGCGCGCGCGCGCTTTCGTGTATGCGGCCGAGGAGGACTTCGGCATATCGATCATAGAAGCCCAAGCATGCGGCACGCCGGTCGTCACGTTCGGCAAAGGCGGCGCACTGGAGACGGTGATCGGCCTGCCACGCGAACGCCCCACAGGCCTCTTCTTCAAGGAGCCAACGTGTGAGTCGCTTATCGATGCCATCGAGCGCTTTGAGCGCAACGCGCATCTGTTCGATCCGCGCGCATGCCGCGACAATGCCGAAAGATTTTCGACCGAAAAATTCAAGGCGTCGTTCTCGGCGTTCATCGAAGTCAGGCTTGCTCGTTTCCGTGCCGAAAAAGAAGTGGCTCTTGTACCAAGTCGAAGCAATGTAGCGGTGACCGAGTCGCAAGTGTGA
- a CDS encoding ATP-grasp fold amidoligase family protein: MSLPRRLFNGAKGWLPDTAYLMLYHRHKVGRFPNVRAPETFNEKILYRCLFPDPRYADLADKLNVRDYVQRKVGERYLTNIIATPERFTREEFDSLPISFVMKANHGSGFVKLVRDKAETSFEELDALAREWLITDFYRIARERHYRTIKPRIFFEELLLDSSGAVPADIKIHCFFNGRDSQPTIYIALISDRFGEHPRGDMYDGNWNRLDIAIGHYPRSEVAAPRPQCFDELISVAVSLAEGFEYVRVDLYAPDDRILFGELTFTPGAGVFPMHPDIVDYEWGRLMEVKGVG, translated from the coding sequence ATGTCGCTTCCGAGGAGACTGTTCAACGGTGCAAAGGGGTGGCTCCCTGATACCGCGTATCTCATGCTCTACCATCGTCACAAGGTAGGACGTTTTCCCAACGTCCGTGCTCCCGAGACGTTCAACGAGAAGATTCTTTACCGGTGTCTTTTTCCGGACCCCCGGTATGCGGACCTTGCGGACAAGCTCAATGTGCGCGACTACGTTCAGCGCAAGGTCGGTGAGCGATACCTGACCAATATAATCGCCACACCAGAGAGGTTCACCCGCGAGGAGTTCGATTCTCTGCCGATAAGCTTTGTGATGAAGGCGAATCACGGTAGTGGTTTCGTCAAGCTCGTTCGCGACAAGGCCGAGACGTCCTTCGAGGAGCTCGACGCGCTTGCGCGCGAATGGCTGATCACCGACTTCTATCGCATAGCGCGGGAGCGTCACTATCGGACCATCAAGCCGCGCATTTTCTTTGAAGAGCTTTTACTCGATTCCAGCGGTGCCGTTCCTGCTGACATCAAGATCCATTGTTTTTTCAACGGAAGAGACAGCCAGCCCACGATTTACATTGCGCTCATTTCGGACCGGTTTGGCGAGCATCCACGTGGCGACATGTATGACGGGAACTGGAACCGGCTCGATATTGCGATCGGCCACTATCCGCGTAGTGAGGTCGCGGCGCCGCGACCGCAGTGCTTTGATGAGTTGATCTCGGTCGCCGTTAGCCTTGCGGAAGGCTTCGAATATGTGCGGGTAGATCTTTACGCACCGGACGATCGAATCCTTTTCGGCGAGTTAACCTTCACGCCGGGTGCAGGCGTGTTTCCCATGCATCCGGATATCGTCGATTACGAGTGGGGGAGGTTGATGGAGGTTAAGGGGGTGGGTTAG